One Caulobacter segnis genomic window carries:
- a CDS encoding TonB-dependent receptor domain-containing protein: MNIDRNRRRGRALLLAGISTAAFAAAAPGLVAAQTAAPAPSETVSEVVVTGYRASLQSALNLKKNSDVMMDAINAEDIADFPDSNLAESLQRLPGISIDRDNGEGRTISVRGLSGDFSRVRINNMEALSTGAANDAGSSPNRSRAFDFNAFASELFSSVRVRKSSSAEADEGSLGATVDLITGRPFDYKKSQMAFSAEDSYYQNGKKHSPRITGLFSDRWFDGKMGVLVSAAWAKRSSEDDSYNRGTGSSDYVYRGSTWTGDELPGRAGFAAPTGTVFSALIPTTLTGSALDAYKANPANYYNPMANPAAYAAMTGSDPAAYAKLYPGCAAVAAQAVAGLTPTTPGCNNSLIRFPALASLNQRNVETERLGLTGSFQLQLAERTRLTVDGLYSKFDSVSTNYQIGAVGLNRNNTNASYSYGANVPTATARAGTTMTDAQLRGLYPGTCTFAAETELSPGTDCGQALNGAAPVAGYTYSYNPYNLDAYDYYTNPLSPGYAGPASTLPFRGQLIGRPAVKVLDADVVGQNAEYLKLANVDWRSGADRGAYTTDFRQVSVNLDHEFSDKLKAQVSVGTSRSENVNVGTLVEFNAMDVQGPFIFDERGATTMPKFNVGFNAADPSQWGIVKGFSAMRNYRRTTINDYKGGKIDLTYDLDDNWTIKTGITKREFEFSTDQYERNSDLLNPTEKEAKVTVASLGQAIEFGDGLEVPEGTTTSFFAPNLEAFSSVFGFDCNCINKYGDFRITRKRNRTASFGVTEKNLSYYAQFNFNYEVWGGRRLFGNVGVRQAETDVLAYGETTAGRRITGENHYTDTLPSGNLTWEAYDNLYIRFAAAKVMARPLLGNLSPAVTGISIPGDGSSIGGTITVGNTKLSPFRGKAYDIAAEWYFNKGGLISLAYFRKDIDSFPQTVFYEAPLSNFLDADAIAALKLQFPGETGGDVFRRAYIDANNPVLARQVRDAPGGYLQGWEFNFQQDLTFLPWYFKNLGVQFNMTKLDTKLTYILDPGTVVAGAGTVTKPPTYGTGPWLGASPKGLNLTVYYETEKFNARVSMAKRDGYKTTYPLTSGNCDPGLQANGSACDSPLINEFGASASTTNVDMSVRYSPLKQVSITFEALNITDENATRYSYTDPVIQSYGASGPNYRIGVRYKF, from the coding sequence ATGAACATCGATCGAAACAGGCGCCGGGGTCGGGCGCTGCTGCTCGCCGGCATCTCCACGGCCGCGTTCGCCGCCGCCGCGCCGGGCCTTGTCGCCGCCCAGACCGCCGCGCCCGCGCCGTCCGAGACCGTCAGCGAGGTGGTCGTCACAGGCTATCGCGCCTCCCTGCAGAGCGCGCTGAACCTGAAGAAGAACTCGGACGTGATGATGGACGCCATCAACGCCGAGGACATCGCCGACTTCCCCGACTCCAACCTGGCCGAGTCGCTGCAGCGCCTGCCCGGCATCTCGATCGACCGCGACAACGGCGAAGGCCGCACCATCAGCGTGCGCGGCCTGTCGGGCGACTTCAGCCGTGTACGGATCAACAACATGGAGGCGCTGTCGACGGGTGCGGCCAACGACGCCGGCTCCAGCCCCAACCGCTCGCGCGCCTTCGACTTCAACGCTTTCGCCTCGGAGCTGTTCAGCTCGGTCCGCGTGCGCAAGTCGTCCTCGGCGGAGGCCGACGAAGGCTCGCTGGGCGCGACGGTCGACCTGATCACCGGCCGTCCGTTCGACTACAAGAAGAGCCAGATGGCCTTCTCGGCCGAGGATTCCTATTACCAGAACGGCAAGAAGCACTCGCCGCGCATCACCGGCCTGTTCTCCGACCGCTGGTTCGACGGCAAGATGGGTGTGCTGGTCTCGGCCGCCTGGGCCAAGCGCAGCTCCGAGGACGACAGCTACAACCGCGGCACCGGCTCGTCGGACTACGTCTATCGCGGCTCGACCTGGACTGGCGACGAGCTGCCCGGCCGCGCCGGTTTCGCCGCGCCGACGGGTACGGTGTTCAGCGCCCTTATCCCGACCACCCTGACGGGTTCGGCGCTGGACGCCTACAAGGCCAATCCGGCCAACTACTACAATCCGATGGCCAATCCGGCCGCCTATGCGGCGATGACCGGCTCGGATCCGGCCGCCTACGCCAAGCTCTATCCGGGCTGCGCAGCCGTGGCCGCCCAAGCGGTGGCGGGCCTGACCCCGACGACGCCGGGCTGCAACAATTCGCTGATCCGCTTCCCGGCCCTGGCCTCGCTGAACCAGCGCAACGTCGAGACCGAACGCCTGGGCCTGACCGGGTCGTTCCAGCTGCAACTGGCCGAGCGCACGCGCCTGACCGTCGACGGCCTGTATTCGAAGTTCGACAGCGTCAGCACCAACTACCAGATCGGCGCGGTCGGCCTGAACCGCAACAACACCAACGCCAGCTACTCGTACGGCGCCAACGTCCCGACGGCCACGGCCCGCGCCGGCACGACGATGACGGACGCCCAGCTGCGCGGCCTGTATCCCGGAACCTGCACCTTCGCCGCCGAGACCGAGCTGTCGCCCGGCACCGACTGCGGCCAGGCGCTGAACGGCGCGGCCCCGGTGGCGGGCTACACCTACAGCTACAACCCCTACAATCTGGACGCCTACGACTACTACACCAACCCGCTGTCGCCCGGTTACGCCGGTCCGGCCTCGACCCTGCCATTCCGCGGCCAGCTGATCGGCCGTCCGGCGGTCAAGGTGCTGGACGCCGACGTGGTCGGCCAGAACGCCGAATATCTGAAGCTGGCCAATGTCGACTGGCGCTCGGGCGCGGACCGCGGCGCCTACACGACCGACTTCCGCCAGGTGTCGGTCAACCTGGACCACGAGTTCAGCGACAAGCTGAAGGCCCAGGTGTCGGTCGGGACCTCGCGTTCGGAGAACGTCAACGTCGGCACCCTGGTCGAGTTCAACGCCATGGACGTGCAGGGACCGTTCATCTTCGACGAGCGCGGCGCGACGACCATGCCCAAGTTCAATGTCGGCTTCAACGCCGCCGACCCGAGCCAGTGGGGGATCGTCAAGGGCTTCTCGGCCATGCGCAATTATCGGCGCACGACGATCAACGACTACAAGGGCGGCAAGATCGACCTGACCTACGATCTGGACGACAACTGGACCATAAAGACCGGTATCACCAAGCGTGAGTTCGAGTTCTCGACCGACCAGTATGAGCGCAACAGCGACCTGCTGAACCCGACCGAGAAGGAAGCCAAGGTCACCGTTGCATCGCTGGGCCAGGCGATTGAGTTCGGCGACGGCCTGGAGGTGCCGGAGGGCACGACGACCAGCTTCTTCGCGCCCAATCTCGAGGCGTTCAGCAGCGTCTTCGGCTTCGACTGCAACTGCATCAACAAGTACGGCGACTTCCGCATCACCCGGAAGCGCAACCGCACGGCCAGCTTCGGCGTGACCGAGAAGAACCTGTCGTACTACGCGCAGTTCAACTTCAACTACGAAGTCTGGGGCGGCCGCCGCCTGTTCGGCAACGTCGGCGTGCGCCAGGCGGAGACGGACGTCTTGGCCTATGGCGAGACGACCGCCGGCCGTCGCATCACAGGCGAGAACCACTACACCGACACCCTGCCGTCAGGGAACCTGACCTGGGAGGCCTACGACAACCTCTACATCCGCTTCGCCGCGGCCAAGGTCATGGCCCGTCCGCTGCTGGGCAACCTGTCGCCGGCCGTCACCGGCATCAGCATTCCGGGCGACGGTTCGTCGATCGGCGGTACGATCACGGTCGGCAACACCAAGCTGTCGCCGTTCCGCGGCAAGGCCTACGACATCGCGGCCGAGTGGTACTTCAACAAGGGCGGTCTGATCAGCCTGGCCTATTTCCGCAAGGACATCGACAGCTTCCCGCAGACGGTCTTCTACGAAGCGCCGCTATCGAACTTCCTGGACGCCGACGCCATCGCGGCCTTGAAGCTGCAGTTCCCGGGAGAGACCGGCGGCGACGTCTTCCGTCGCGCCTACATCGACGCCAACAACCCGGTCCTGGCGCGTCAGGTCCGCGACGCGCCCGGCGGCTACCTGCAGGGCTGGGAGTTCAACTTCCAGCAGGACCTGACCTTCCTGCCCTGGTACTTCAAGAACCTGGGCGTCCAGTTCAACATGACCAAGCTGGACACCAAGCTGACCTACATCCTCGACCCGGGCACGGTCGTCGCAGGCGCGGGCACGGTGACCAAGCCGCCGACCTACGGAACCGGTCCGTGGCTGGGCGCTTCGCCCAAGGGCCTGAACCTGACGGTCTATTACGAGACCGAGAAGTTCAACGCCCGCGTCTCGATGGCCAAGCGCGACGGCTATAAGACGACCTATCCGCTGACCTCGGGCAACTGTGACCCGGGCCTGCAGGCCAACGGTTCGGCTTGCGACAGCCCGCTGATCAACGAGTTCGGGGCCTCGGCGTCGACGACCAACGTCGACATGTCGGTGCGCTACTCGCCGCTGAAGCAGGTCAGCATCACCTTCGAGGCGCTGAACATCACGGACGAGAATGCGACCCGCTACAGCTACACCGACCCGGTGATCCAGTCGTACGGCGCCAGCGGTCCGAACTACCGGATCGGGGTCCGCTACAAGTTCTAG
- a CDS encoding HU family DNA-binding protein, translating to MRVDGAFVQPLLDYSRSLDRELNDLFVGALLRRMRQALLDGHSLDVPRIGELAVRQARPYALVNPINGQTRELGGERTILFRPDRQLVRDLNAARGDPDVA from the coding sequence ATGCGCGTTGACGGCGCCTTCGTGCAACCCCTTCTGGACTATTCGCGCAGCCTGGATCGCGAGCTGAACGATCTGTTCGTCGGCGCGCTGCTGCGCCGCATGCGCCAGGCGCTGCTGGACGGCCACAGCCTGGACGTGCCGCGGATCGGCGAACTGGCCGTCCGCCAGGCGCGCCCCTACGCCCTCGTCAATCCCATCAACGGCCAGACCCGCGAACTGGGCGGCGAGCGAACGATCCTGTTTCGCCCCGACCGGCAGCTGGTCCGAGACCTCAACGCCGCGCGGGGCGATCCCGATGTCGCCTGA
- a CDS encoding RNA polymerase sigma factor: MAKPQRPRADESAWTWSRRAVFRESYCDDWEDLRLFLRARFGPGPPEPEDLAQQAFVKLGERPADQEHESPRAFVFRVAINLARDALRRQKMAYRLVSASAPALEPDAAPDAERTIIAKQELDVLNRVVEGLPPRHRRFLADNRVAGLSFAEIARQNGVSEALVRKTVGEAVAACQRAVAGGPIDFRGLSRERNRRA, translated from the coding sequence GTGGCGAAACCGCAACGGCCGCGCGCCGACGAGAGCGCGTGGACCTGGAGCCGGCGCGCGGTGTTCCGTGAGAGCTACTGCGACGACTGGGAGGACCTGCGGCTGTTCCTTCGCGCGCGCTTCGGCCCCGGGCCGCCCGAGCCCGAGGACCTGGCGCAGCAGGCCTTCGTCAAGCTGGGCGAACGGCCGGCCGACCAGGAGCACGAAAGCCCGCGCGCCTTCGTGTTCCGCGTGGCCATCAACCTGGCGCGGGACGCCCTGCGCCGTCAGAAGATGGCCTATCGCCTGGTCTCGGCGTCGGCACCGGCGCTCGAGCCCGACGCCGCGCCGGACGCCGAGCGGACCATCATCGCCAAGCAGGAGCTGGACGTGCTGAACCGCGTGGTCGAGGGCCTGCCGCCGCGCCATCGCCGGTTCCTGGCCGACAACCGCGTGGCCGGCCTAAGCTTCGCCGAGATCGCCCGCCAGAACGGCGTCTCCGAGGCGTTGGTGCGCAAGACGGTGGGCGAGGCCGTCGCCGCCTGCCAGCGCGCCGTCGCCGGCGGCCCGATAGACTTTCGAGGATTGTCACGTGAACGCAACCGCCGCGCCTGA
- a CDS encoding FecR family protein: protein MNATAAPDGDVEDQAREWALSVFGERLSPERAEALGQWLAADPRHAQAYDQAERLMLALGDVDALARRPVRDRRQTWRWAAAVALPLAACLAIGVGVAARPTILESGRAVRTLTLADGSLVTLAPETRLKTTGWLGGRRYVLERGEALFDVRHAGGRPFQVDADRTRVTVLGTRFEVRRAESGEIAVAVARGRVAVRRDAGGPAFDAVLSRGDSVTLDPRETRRTRLADPEAIADWRRGRLSYASARLIDVASDISRFSTVRVVASPAVADLRLTASFRADQAGAFVANLPTALPVEVTPRADGALVVTPRTTSARNGK, encoded by the coding sequence GTGAACGCAACCGCCGCGCCTGACGGCGACGTCGAGGACCAGGCCCGGGAATGGGCCCTCTCCGTGTTCGGCGAACGACTGTCGCCCGAGCGCGCCGAGGCGCTTGGCCAATGGCTGGCGGCCGATCCGCGCCACGCCCAGGCCTATGACCAGGCCGAGCGCCTGATGCTGGCGCTCGGCGACGTCGACGCCCTGGCCCGGCGACCGGTCCGAGATCGTCGCCAGACCTGGCGCTGGGCCGCCGCCGTCGCCCTTCCCCTCGCCGCCTGCCTGGCGATCGGCGTCGGCGTCGCCGCCCGCCCGACGATCCTGGAAAGCGGCCGCGCCGTCCGGACCCTCACGCTCGCCGACGGCAGCCTCGTGACCCTGGCTCCCGAGACGCGCCTGAAGACGACCGGCTGGCTGGGCGGACGCCGCTATGTTCTGGAGCGGGGCGAAGCGCTGTTCGATGTCCGTCACGCGGGCGGACGCCCGTTCCAGGTTGATGCGGACCGGACACGGGTAACCGTGCTGGGCACGCGGTTCGAGGTACGCCGCGCCGAGAGCGGCGAGATCGCCGTGGCGGTCGCGCGCGGGCGCGTGGCGGTGCGTCGCGACGCCGGCGGCCCGGCCTTCGACGCCGTCCTGTCCCGAGGCGACAGCGTCACGCTGGACCCCCGCGAGACGCGGCGGACACGCCTGGCCGATCCGGAAGCCATCGCCGACTGGCGCCGCGGCCGCCTGAGCTACGCCTCCGCCCGCCTGATCGACGTCGCCAGCGATATCAGCCGCTTCTCGACCGTCCGCGTCGTCGCCAGCCCCGCCGTGGCCGACCTGCGCCTGACAGCCAGCTTCCGCGCCGACCAGGCCGGAGCCTTCGTGGCCAACCTGCCCACGGCCCTGCCGGTCGAGGTGACGCCCCGCGCCGACGGCGCCCTGGTCGTCACGCCCAGAACCACGTCCGCGCGAAACGGGAAATAG
- a CDS encoding integrase family protein, whose product MADLKIALSDRAITQLPPPSGKRYTVRDTDLKGFQLVVGARRKTFVVQGEYWEDGQRRGKTVSIGYAGELSVREARVKAKTLLAKIASGELIREEEAAAQAAAAEAAPPVIPIGGVTLRQAWARYKTALERKDRSEATIDGYEDHVERLLADWLDKPLRELGEDPSQVATRHDLLTTNNGPSAANGTMRTLRAIYNHARKSHPSLPPENPTLAVDWNVEKRRDTAMGIDDLPGWFDQARRLRHQVRREFHLFTLLSGSRPGALLQSKVSDLNLRERILHIPRPKGGAKKAFDIPLSRPMIRCLIRAMRAGRELLPDQARIWLFVGESEDGHMVEHKEKREVLDKWGNDLRQTYRTLGQEAELSDLDMHLLMNHSLPGVNAGYITRAKLITGHLRTAQEKLSALIIARSGVDAPVWPRLPSRKIGDPLIDPTLPDPRSLAARAMAA is encoded by the coding sequence ATGGCGGATTTGAAGATTGCGCTGAGCGACCGAGCGATCACCCAACTGCCGCCTCCTTCGGGCAAGCGGTACACGGTGCGCGACACTGACTTGAAGGGCTTCCAGCTCGTGGTCGGCGCACGGCGGAAGACGTTCGTCGTGCAGGGCGAGTACTGGGAAGACGGCCAACGCCGGGGCAAGACAGTCTCTATCGGGTACGCTGGCGAGCTGAGCGTCCGAGAGGCCCGGGTCAAGGCCAAGACCCTTCTGGCCAAGATCGCGAGCGGCGAACTGATCCGCGAGGAAGAGGCGGCCGCTCAGGCCGCGGCTGCCGAAGCTGCGCCTCCCGTCATTCCCATCGGCGGCGTGACCCTTCGACAGGCTTGGGCCCGCTACAAGACCGCCTTGGAGCGCAAGGATCGTAGCGAAGCGACGATCGACGGCTACGAGGACCACGTTGAGCGATTGCTGGCCGACTGGCTGGACAAGCCCCTTCGGGAGCTCGGAGAGGATCCCTCGCAGGTCGCGACCCGCCACGATCTGCTGACGACCAACAACGGACCCAGCGCCGCTAATGGCACGATGCGGACCCTGCGGGCGATCTACAACCACGCCCGCAAGAGCCACCCGTCCCTGCCCCCCGAGAACCCGACCCTCGCGGTCGATTGGAACGTCGAAAAGCGACGCGACACGGCCATGGGCATCGACGATCTACCTGGGTGGTTCGACCAGGCTCGGCGCCTGCGTCACCAGGTCCGTCGTGAGTTTCATCTTTTCACCCTGCTCTCGGGCAGCCGGCCAGGCGCGCTGCTGCAGTCCAAGGTCTCGGACCTGAACCTGCGCGAGCGCATCCTGCATATCCCGCGCCCCAAGGGCGGCGCGAAGAAGGCCTTCGACATCCCGCTCTCACGGCCAATGATCCGATGCCTGATCAGAGCCATGCGGGCGGGTCGCGAACTGCTCCCCGATCAGGCGCGCATCTGGCTGTTCGTCGGCGAGAGCGAGGACGGGCACATGGTCGAGCACAAGGAAAAGCGCGAGGTCCTCGACAAGTGGGGCAACGACCTTCGGCAAACCTACAGGACGCTGGGTCAGGAGGCGGAGCTCTCCGACCTCGACATGCACCTGCTGATGAACCACAGCCTGCCGGGGGTGAACGCCGGCTACATCACGCGCGCCAAGCTGATCACGGGCCATCTGAGGACGGCCCAGGAGAAGCTGTCGGCGCTGATCATCGCCAGGAGCGGGGTCGACGCTCCGGTGTGGCCGCGCCTGCCCTCGCGGAAGATCGGTGATCCGCTTATCGACCCCACGCTTCCAGATCCGCGATCGCTGGCGGCGAGAGCCATGGCTGCCTAG
- a CDS encoding DEAD/DEAH box helicase, with protein MLARRAAGAYLKEALGRGASLNPYEVRTYQVTAAFKAATQLCNGHNAVLTLPTGTGKTVICGMTAALFKQARPDARVVITAPRRTLLSQLHARSRWLNPTASTAIVGADPRQDDRFVRAAFHHVPIVFGMPEFLTRRLQRRVVPQDQVASIGLVIVDEFDAFLTLRYLAKGVVAGFHEAFAELRAAIPDDCRLLLVSATTPEASSPDPGASLDRRQEVSAQVAFRSFLDEALNPEYVTISPRYYEAYIPHAELAFVAVDDLEVRDLDQAIDDDVSLTINWISGAIGAWIDPTYVLPRLPIILSGRMGLFPGGPKLAGDGPLKGLLGRLLFLSHLPDFIYEDMAEGVTWRIEETTRFTSELDARMRTTEKRIQASIPDKPDAPIRRPKLGAKFAALEKILARHADERGVIFFRYVRVLEAAALALRGQGWNLLVVHGERSLQDNDAALATFRATPGMLLLITRDTGKRGLDLPEGDFAVFYSPKAREDVTWQEVSRIRSTIGSPKQTYIMFYAQTGEAEKTANMLEALERTTHSKAIKIITVSDLTTVD; from the coding sequence ATGCTGGCCCGGCGAGCCGCCGGGGCATACCTCAAAGAGGCTTTGGGTAGAGGGGCGTCGCTCAATCCCTACGAGGTCCGCACCTACCAAGTGACCGCTGCCTTTAAGGCCGCGACCCAGCTTTGCAATGGCCACAACGCCGTTCTCACCTTGCCGACCGGCACGGGCAAGACCGTGATCTGCGGGATGACCGCCGCGCTTTTCAAACAGGCGCGGCCGGACGCCCGTGTTGTCATCACAGCACCGCGCAGAACGCTTCTCAGCCAGCTCCATGCCCGGTCGCGATGGCTTAATCCAACCGCGTCCACTGCGATCGTCGGCGCGGATCCACGGCAGGACGACCGGTTCGTCCGGGCGGCGTTTCACCACGTGCCGATTGTCTTCGGGATGCCGGAATTCCTGACGCGGAGGCTCCAGCGCCGGGTCGTTCCTCAAGATCAGGTCGCAAGCATCGGACTGGTTATTGTCGACGAGTTCGACGCCTTTCTCACATTGCGCTACTTGGCCAAGGGCGTCGTCGCCGGCTTCCACGAGGCCTTCGCCGAACTCCGGGCGGCAATCCCTGACGACTGCCGACTGCTCTTGGTGAGCGCGACAACGCCAGAGGCGAGTTCACCCGATCCCGGCGCGTCGCTTGATCGCCGGCAAGAAGTGAGCGCCCAGGTCGCGTTCCGCAGCTTCCTCGATGAGGCCCTGAACCCCGAGTATGTGACGATATCGCCGCGCTACTACGAGGCTTATATCCCTCATGCCGAACTCGCTTTTGTGGCGGTCGACGATCTAGAGGTTCGTGACCTCGACCAGGCGATCGACGATGATGTCAGCCTGACGATCAATTGGATCTCCGGCGCCATCGGCGCGTGGATCGATCCAACCTACGTCCTTCCGAGACTCCCCATCATACTGAGCGGGCGCATGGGCCTATTTCCAGGCGGACCCAAGCTGGCGGGCGACGGCCCCCTGAAAGGATTGCTGGGACGGCTGTTGTTTCTCAGCCATCTGCCTGACTTCATCTACGAGGATATGGCCGAAGGCGTCACTTGGCGGATCGAAGAGACAACCCGTTTCACCAGCGAACTCGACGCTCGCATGAGAACGACCGAGAAGAGGATCCAGGCCTCGATCCCAGACAAGCCCGACGCACCTATTCGACGACCAAAACTCGGCGCCAAGTTCGCCGCGCTTGAAAAAATCCTAGCCCGCCATGCCGATGAGCGAGGCGTGATCTTCTTCCGGTATGTCAGGGTGCTGGAAGCCGCCGCCTTGGCCTTGCGGGGACAAGGTTGGAACCTCCTGGTCGTGCATGGCGAGCGAAGTCTACAGGACAACGACGCGGCGTTGGCCACCTTCAGGGCGACACCAGGCATGCTGCTGCTGATCACACGCGATACCGGCAAGCGCGGCCTGGATCTCCCGGAGGGGGACTTCGCGGTCTTCTATAGCCCCAAGGCGCGCGAAGACGTCACCTGGCAAGAAGTCAGCCGGATTCGCAGCACGATTGGCTCGCCCAAGCAGACCTACATCATGTTCTATGCGCAGACGGGAGAAGCCGAAAAGACAGCCAACATGCTCGAGGCTTTGGAGCGCACGACACATTCAAAGGCGATCAAGATCATCACGGTCAGCGATCTGACGACCGTCGACTGA